DNA sequence from the Nocardioides jiangxiensis genome:
CCTGGGAGGAGCGCCGCATGCGCCGGGAGGTGCGTGCGACTGCCAACCGCCTGGCCAACTTCGACGACGCGAACCTCCGGCGTTCGGCCCGCGCCGCCGTGGCCGCCGGTGCGCGCGTGGAGCGCGCCCTCGAGATCCTCGGCGCCGACGTCCCCGACCACCTCAAGCTCGCCGGCCACCTGCGCCTCGAGCACAAGCAGGCCTCGCTCGAGGAGCTGGGCCAGCTCCACGACCCGGTGCTCACCAAGGACGCGATCGCCGGCCGCATCCGCCGACTGCTGGCCATGGCCGACAAGCAGGCGAAGGACCTCGGCATCCCCGACACCGAGGCGTCGCTGACGCCGGAGATGCTCGCCGAGGGCGACTGAGCGTCACCGTGCGTCCGTGACCCCGGAGCGGGCTCCGGGGTGTCGCTACTGTGGACGTCAGGCGTGATCCACACCACATCACGCTGCTGACTCGGCAACTCCCCACAAGGAGCACACAGTGACGGTTCGCGTAGGCATCAACGGATTCGGCCGGATCGGCCGCAACTTCTTCCGTGCGGTCCATGCCCTGGATCCGGCCGGAGAGCAGATCCGCGTGGTCGCGGTCAACGACCTCAGTGACAAGGCCGTGCTCGCGCACCTGCTGCAGTACGACACGGTCCTCGGTCGCCTCGACGTCGACGTCAAGGCGACGGCTGACTCGATCGTGGTGGGCGACCAGGAGGTCCACGCCTTCGCGGAGCGGGATCCCGCAGCGCTGCGGTGGGCGGACTTCGACGTGGACGTCGTCATCGAGTCGACCGGCTTCTTCACGGACGCGGCGAGGGCACGAGCACACATCACCGGCGGCGGTGCGAGGAAGGTGGTCATCTCGGCCCCGGCGAGCAACGAGGACGTCACGGTCGTGATGGGGGTCAACCACACCGACTACGACCCGACTGCCCACGACGTGATCTCCAACGCCTCGTGCACCACGAACTGCCTGGCGCCGATGGCGAAGGTGCTGCACGCGGGCGTCGGCATCAAGCAGGGCCTGATGACGACCGTGCACTCCTACACGGCCGACCAGAACCTCCAGGACAACATCCACAGCGACCTGCGTCGGGCCCGGGCAGCCGCGCTCAACCTGGTGCCCACGAGCACCGGTGCTGCCAAGGCGATCGGGAAGGTTCTGCCCGAGCTCAACGGCCGCCTCGACGGCTTCGCGGTCCGCGTGCCCACGCCGACCGGCTCGCTCACCGACCTCACCTTCGAGGCGGAGCGCGACACCACGGTCGAGGAGGTCAACGCGCTGGTGCGCGAGGCGGCGCAGACACCGGAGCTGGCGCCGTACCTGACGTACTCGGAGGCGCCGATCGTGTCGAGCGACATCGTCACCGATCCGGCGTCCTGCATCTTCGATGCGCCGCTGACGAAGGTCATCGGACGCCAGGTGAAGGTGGTGGGCTGGTACGACAACGAGTGGGGCTACTCCAACCGCCTTGCCGACCTGGTGCGGTTCATCGGCGCTACTCTCTGATGCGTGACTGGCAACCAGACCCTCTCCGCCCTGGGCGACGTGCGTGGCAAGCGCGTCCTCGTCCGTTCCGACCTGAACGTCCCGCTGGACGGCTCGACCATCACCGATGACGGCCGGATCCGGGCCAGCGTGCCGACGATCCAGGCACTGGCCGAGGCCGGCGCGCGCGTGGTCGTGACCGCCCACCTGGGCCGTCCGAAGGGCGAGCCCGAGGCGCGCTACTCCCTGGCGCCGGTCGCCGCCCGCCTGGGTGAGCTGCTCGGTCAGGACGTGGCGTTCGCGACCGACACCGTGGGTGAGAGTGCGCAGGCGGTCGTCGCGAGCCTGGGCGACGGCCAGGTGGCGCTCCTGGAGAACGTCCGGTTCAACGCCGGCGAGACCTCGAAGGACGACGCCGAGCGCGGTGCGTTCGCCGACCAGCTCGCCTCGCTCGCCGACGCCTTCGTCTCCGACGGCTTCGGTGTCGTGCACCGCAAGCAGGCCTCGGTGTACGACGTGGCGCAGCGCCTCCCGCACGCGATGGGCAACCTGGTGGCTGCCGAGATCGACGTGCTCAAGCGGCTCACCGAGACCCCCGAGCGCCCCTACGCGGTCGTGCTGGGTGGCTCGAAGGTCTCCGACAAGCTCGGCGTCATCGACAACCTGCTCGGCAAGGCCGACAAGCTGCTGATCGGTGGCGGCATGGTCTTCACCTTCCTCAAGGCCCAGGGTCACGAGGTCGGCAAGTCGCTGCTGGAGGAGGACCAGATCCCGACCTGCCTGGACTACCTGGCCCGCGCCAAGGAGACCGGCGTCGAGATCATCCTGCCCACCGACATCGTCGTGGCCGACGCGTTCGGTGACGAGGCCTCGGCCCGCGTGGTCGCGGCCGACGCGATCCCGGCCGAGTCGCTGGGCCTCGACATCGGTCCGGAGTCGGGCAAGGCGTTCGGGGCTGCGCTGGCGGACGCGAAGACGGTGTTCTGGAACGGTCCGATGGGTGTCTTCGAGCAGGCTGCTTTCGCCGAGGGCACGCGTGCGGTCGCGCAGGCGCTCACGGAGACCGACGGCCTGTCGGTGGTCGGCGGCGGTGACTCCGCTGCTGCGGTGCGCACGCTGGGGTTCGACGAGGCGGCGTTCGGCCACATCTCGACCGGTGGCGGTGCGTCGCTGGAGTACCTCGAGGGCAAGACCCTCCCCGGCATCGACGTCCTCGGCGGCTGACATGGCACGTGCGCCCCGCGTCCCGCTGATGGCGGGCAACTGGAAGATGAACCTCAACCACCAGGAGGCCGTCGTCCTGGTGCAGAAGCTCGCCGTCACGCTGTCGGACAAGAAGCACGACTTCGCGAAGGTCGAGGTCGCGGTGATCCCGCCGTTCACCGACATCCGCTCGGTGCAGTCCGTCGTCACCGGTGACCGCCTGGGCATCAAGTACGGCGCGCAGGACGTCTCCGTCCACGAGTCCGGCGCCTACACCGGCGAGATCTCCGCGGGCATGCTGGCCAAGCTCGGCTGCACGTTCGTCGTCGTGGGCCACTCGGAGCGTCGCGACTACCACGCCGAGACCGACGAGGTCGTCAACGCCAAGGCGAAGGCGACGATCAAGGCCGGCATGACGCCGATCGTGTGCGTCGGCGAGGGCCTGGACGTACGCAA
Encoded proteins:
- the gap gene encoding type I glyceraldehyde-3-phosphate dehydrogenase → MTVRVGINGFGRIGRNFFRAVHALDPAGEQIRVVAVNDLSDKAVLAHLLQYDTVLGRLDVDVKATADSIVVGDQEVHAFAERDPAALRWADFDVDVVIESTGFFTDAARARAHITGGGARKVVISAPASNEDVTVVMGVNHTDYDPTAHDVISNASCTTNCLAPMAKVLHAGVGIKQGLMTTVHSYTADQNLQDNIHSDLRRARAAALNLVPTSTGAAKAIGKVLPELNGRLDGFAVRVPTPTGSLTDLTFEAERDTTVEEVNALVREAAQTPELAPYLTYSEAPIVSSDIVTDPASCIFDAPLTKVIGRQVKVVGWYDNEWGYSNRLADLVRFIGATL
- a CDS encoding phosphoglycerate kinase, with the translated sequence MTGNQTLSALGDVRGKRVLVRSDLNVPLDGSTITDDGRIRASVPTIQALAEAGARVVVTAHLGRPKGEPEARYSLAPVAARLGELLGQDVAFATDTVGESAQAVVASLGDGQVALLENVRFNAGETSKDDAERGAFADQLASLADAFVSDGFGVVHRKQASVYDVAQRLPHAMGNLVAAEIDVLKRLTETPERPYAVVLGGSKVSDKLGVIDNLLGKADKLLIGGGMVFTFLKAQGHEVGKSLLEEDQIPTCLDYLARAKETGVEIILPTDIVVADAFGDEASARVVAADAIPAESLGLDIGPESGKAFGAALADAKTVFWNGPMGVFEQAAFAEGTRAVAQALTETDGLSVVGGGDSAAAVRTLGFDEAAFGHISTGGGASLEYLEGKTLPGIDVLGG
- the tpiA gene encoding triose-phosphate isomerase — encoded protein: MARAPRVPLMAGNWKMNLNHQEAVVLVQKLAVTLSDKKHDFAKVEVAVIPPFTDIRSVQSVVTGDRLGIKYGAQDVSVHESGAYTGEISAGMLAKLGCTFVVVGHSERRDYHAETDEVVNAKAKATIKAGMTPIVCVGEGLDVRKAGEQVGHCLAQVDGSLAGLTAEQVGALVIAYEPVWAIGTGEVATPEDAQEVCHAIRERVREVHGDAAADAVRVLYGGSVKAANIAGIMAKADVDGALVGGASLQADEFGGICRFYDMPVL